In the genome of Phragmites australis chromosome 9, lpPhrAust1.1, whole genome shotgun sequence, the window GAGGAATCGAGGTGGGCGGAGAGGAACAACTGGAGGGGGCTGGGGGATGGACAGGTGGAGAGGTAAGTTAGTGACATTTACAGGTAAACTAGTAAGGTACCCGTGCGTTGCTACGGTATAAATATTTCGAACGTGTGTTTTATTATTTCGATAgaatgaaagaaaagaagaataatGTGATTAAAATTGTATATCATTCATAGATTACATAGGCATAGAAACAAATAAATTGTTTTGTGTCGAACATGATATGTATTTACGAGGTGAGGACTTCTTTGTAGACAATATTCTTGGTTAGTGTGCAGGCTGAATCTACGCTAGCATCATTTTCCGATGCAGCAAGTATTTTGATATTTCTCCTAGCAGTTGCTCGCAACAGGGTGACATAGAGCTGACCATGGGAGAAAACTGGATTAGGTAAATAGATTTCAACATGTGGGATCGTTTGTCCTTGTGCTTTGTTGATGGTCATTGCGAAGCTCACTCTGATAGGAAATTGATTCCTCTTAAACTTAAAGGGGAACATTTCGTCATCAGATGGGCACAAAGGTATCCTTGGTAGGAATACTCTTTTTCCAGCATGTTGGCCTAGCACAATTTTTGCATCGACAGTGTTCCTTTGAAATGCTTGGACTATCAACCTTGTCCCATTACACAAACCATTAGCTGGATCTAGATTTCTGAGCAAAATCACATGGCAATTGACCTTTAGCTTGAGGATGTGCGGTGGTAGTCCATTTGGGGTTAGAGAATTCAAGAATTCGGGAGGGTAGTAGTTGTTAGGATCATCAACTGCAAGGTCATAGCTGTGATATACCATCTCATCATTAGGAAAGCGTTCGATAAGCCTCATGTTTATGTCATCGATGTTCTCATTCCTTGTTGAAAAAATAGCGCGAGATGTGATATAGTCTGAATTGGACATGTGTGTTGCTAACATAGGAAAGACTCTATCAATGAGATTATCAATGTCAGATTCTGCACCAGTGTAAGGCACACATATCTCGTTGGGTACCTTTACATAGTCATCTTTCACGGTTTCTTCAGTGCCATTCCCGATACGCAGTAGGTAGTTAGAAAACCATGGATCTGATTGAGCCCTCATATTACGAACAAGCCTCAGCTTTTGCATTTTTTCCCATAAGTAAGATCTGCATAATGttgcatttattatttgtgctcTTGTACCCTTTCGCACAACTGGAAGGACCTGCCTGAAGTTCTCTCCAAAAACTATCGTCTTTCCCCCAAATGGTAAATCAGGCTTTTCCATGATGTCCCTCAGGCTCTTATCAAGTGCCTCAATTGCTTGCCTTTTTGTCATAGAGACCTCAGCCCATAATATAAGTGAAGCCATTCGAAGAAGTTTTGCGGTCTCACTCTGCTTCGTAAAGTTTCACACTCCTCCTTCTTGTATGTTAAGTGATATCTTAAATTTTAAGTGTGCAGTCCTGCCACCAGGCAGGATGGAGGCAGCAACACTAGACGTCGCTGTAACAACAGCTATCTTTCCCTCACTACGGACTTTCGCTAGCAAAGCTTTGTATAGGAATGTCTTTCCGGTCCCTCCAGGACCATCAACAAAGAATGCAATTCCATTACCGTTGTCAACATATGATAATATTTTGTCATAAGCATACCGTTGTTCACGATTGAGAGATGACACGACCGAGGCAAATTCATGGTCTACCTCTATAGATCTCTCTTCGAATATTTCCCTTACCTCTCCAGACATGGTGTCATGCTCCTCTTCGATCTCAGGAAGAGGGAATGATGATATGTCCTTACCCATTGACTGTAGCATATTTCTAATATCTAACAGAACCATTT includes:
- the LOC133929627 gene encoding uncharacterized protein LOC133929627; the protein is MTKRQAIEALDKSLRDIMEKPDLPFGGKTIVFGENFRQVLPVVRKGTRAQIINATLCRSYLWEKMQKLRLVRNMRAQSDPWFSNYLLRIGNGTEETVKDDYVKVPNEICVPYTGAESDIDNLIDRVFPMLATHMSNSDYITSRAIFSTRNENIDDINMRLIERFPNDEMVYHSYDLAVDDPNNYYPPEFLNSLTPNGLPPHILKLKVNCHVILLRNLDPANGLCNGTRLIVQAFQRNTVDAKIVLGQHAGKRVFLPRIPLCPSDDEMFPFKFKRNQFPIRVSFAMTINKAQGQTIPHVEIYLPNPVFSHGQLYVTLLRATARRNIKILAASENDASVDSACTLTKNIVYKEVLTS